CACAGGAGGAGGGAGTTCATGGCAGGTTGGGTGCTTAGGCCTCTCAAATCAGCTGCAagtcccagcagtgctggatgtGTTTCTTCACTGAAGACTCAAAACTGCAATAGTCTGTGTTCACTGCTGGGGTGGAGATTCAGTGTGGAACTCCAAGTCAGTATGATGACTGACTGAATGGTGATAGGTTTTTCTGCCTTACTGGCTACAGTTACAAGACAGCCTCAAAGGATTAACCTCAGTTTTCAAAGGAGATCGAACAAAAAGCAGACTttccaaagggaagaaaaagcactttGCCTGAAACAGAAGATGACTGATGAAGGGAATCATTAAGGTTTGTCTTGTTAAAGAGACCTGTTCTGTACTTTTATAGGTGAAAACTTGGCATCCcaaagtgggagaaaaaaaaaaaaaaagtacttgtAACATACTAAAATCCAGCCACATCAGTTCTTATCTATATATTTTGAGCTGCTTAATGTTATTCCCTGAACCATAATGCAAGGGAATTTTTGCAGTGAGTAGTCAAGTTACTTGTATAAAGCTTACTTTGTAGGTTTGTAGAACAACAGGGACCACAGCCCAGTTTCTGCTTGGTGTTCCCTGCAGTAGAATATACATTTGTCTTCTGAAGTTCTCTGTGCTGGAGTCATGCTCTTGTTAGGGAGGAACGTCTCAGTGCAGAGACAGTGCCAGATGAAACAGATCAGACATTCAGCTGCCCTATaactccagctgctggctgtaCTGACACAGTCCTCCTCCAGCTCATCTGTCAGGGTTTGAGCCAGGAAGTGTTCCTTCCCCATTCTGCTGTGGAACATGCTATCCAATTCTGATTTGCCCTTCTAAGGTCATCATTGGTACAAAGACAATCCTGGCCAATGGCGCGCTGATTGCTGTGAGTGGGACTCACACTCTGGCACTGGCAGCTAAGCACCACTCCACTCCACTCATCGTGTGTGCCCCCATGTTCAAGCTTTCACCACAGGTAAGTACAGCAGCTCTTCAGGACTGCACCTGCCAGAGCTTTTACTTGTGGGAGCTTAGGGTGGATAGCACCATCTTTGCCAGGGCAAGGTCAGTAAATAAGCCATCTCCCCCATCTAACACTGTTATTTCAGAGAGGAGATCCTCACCCAAACCTGGCACATCTCAGGATCTTCTTGAAGTACTGTCCTCTGCCACATGTGCAAAGCAGTACATTGGGTATAAGGATGTAGACCACTGCCTAGACTGATGAAACTGGCATTGCCATACTTATTTTTCCTCAACCATGATAGATTACAGTTTATACCATAAGTGTTGAAAGGCAGAGAATGTAGAATGAGACATTCAAAACTTTCTTATACTCAGTACTTTTTTAATATTGTCAGGTGAAGCTGCAGGCTGAGGAAGTCACTCCTCCAGTTCACTGGGCTTTGATAAGGGAGCCACATCGTAGAAGGCTCTAAAAGCTTTGAGGAAAAACCTTTCACCTGTAAATGTTAGAGAGGTTCTAGACACAAGCACTGTGTAATTATTGTAAACAGAGTTAATATGCCAGTTAACTGGCAATCATCTTCCTCTGCATTAGTTCCTTCCATCAGTGCCAGGATCTGTTTTCACAAGGATAATCAGGTACGGTCTTTTCCTGATCTTCCTGTATTCTTTCTCATTTAGTTCCCTAATGAAGAAGATTCATTCCACAAGTTTGTGTCACCACAGGAAGTGCTGCCATTCACAGAAGGTACTGGTTATTCTTTATACTGGTCAAGCTAGTTCAGACTGTAATTTTGGTTCTGAAACtcacataaaaaattaaacaattttatAATTAACGATTTTATAACGATTTTATAAGACAGAAAATCCCTTTTTACTCTCTTTGACAGAAAAGAGTGCTGTGAACCATCCAGTTCTATAACTGTATATTATGTAAAGTGGAGAAAAAGGATTTCTCTTGAACACTGTCTCTGTAGTTTTGCTTCTGCTCTGAAACAGTGTTTTATGATAGGATGGTGATAATGATGCCAGGTAGGTAGCAGTTTCCTGTGGGATAGGGCAGCTTCCCTTCTTTCCCGTAACTTCTTGAAAGTTTGTTATGTGATACAGTCATTGAAACAACAGTGTCTCTGCCATGGGCTTTTCCCACACAAGTACCATCTTTAGAAAGGCATCAGTGCCCAAGCCCATTTTCAGTTAGCAAAAACTCTTTCAAAGCCCCATTTCTATATGACAAAGACTTTTGAAATGGAGATAGCAGCAAGCTTGGCACCAAATTTTAGTTTTGGCCTTCTGagcatttctttaaataataaCTTTGGCAGTATCAGGATTCTTGTATTACATAGTGGTAGGGTTTTTTGGCAATTAGTCAGTCTACATCAGAAAGGATCTGGGGTTTCTACCAACAAAAATGACCAGAAACAGAGTTTTGCCATTCATTCAAGATTGTTGTATACCTGTAATTCAGTGACATCAGTGAAGAAGTTGGAAAGTATTCAGGATGTTCAAGTACTGACTTCAGGGTGGCATGAGCATAGCCAGATTGTTCAGGGATTCCAGAAGGTGTGCAGAAGCCTAAATGTACTTTGAATTGCTTTGACTGATATTGCTGCTATTCACTTTACAGGGGAGATCCTGGCAAAAATCAATGTTCACTGCCCAGTGTTTGACTACGTCCCTCCGGAGCTCATTACTCTCTTCATTTCTAACATTGGGGGAAATGCACCATCCTACATCTACCGCCTCATGAGTGAGCTCTACCATCCAGATGACTATGAACTCTAATACTGTGAAGCACATCACTATTCAGACTCTCTATCTTTGGGGAGATACAACTGCTAATTAAAGCATATGTTGCAAAGACAGGTTGCTGTGGGGAATTCGCTCAGCAGTGTCTTTCCTACCCAAAAGCAAGAGAAGGGAGAGCTCTTGTACAGGTTTTCCTCACATGCTGTGTCAGAAACAATGTGGAACTGCTAACCCACATTGATTTTGAAATAGCAAAGTACATGTATAACTCTGGGGCAGCTAAGCTGTTACTTCAAAGTACACTGCAATAAAGGCTGTTTACAGTGATCTAACTGTTAAGCACATTTTCCATATACGgttgtttggtttctttagCAGTTTTACCAGTGTAGTGAGTTGCTTGCACTCACTACATGATGCAGTAGCAGGCTTTACAGTGTGCTTTCACATGTGAATGTGTAGGAATCCATCAAAAGTTGTCTTCAAAATCGGTATTTAACTATTTAGTTATCTCTGTGTGGCTAGGTGGGGATTTAGAAATCTCTCACTCATGCACACAAACTgcaaggagctggagaaagCAGCTGGGTGTGTCATTCATTGCCAAGTGTTTCTTGATCCTAAGCTGGCCTATATATACTATGAAGCTGGTTGATCCTCATTCCAAACACTGCTATGAGCCCAAGGAGTGAGTTTAGCGTGAACTTTATTAAGAAATACCTTCCTATTTTCAACATACGGTAAAATACACTAATTAAAATTCCCCTCTCTATTACACAGAATTATGCTATGCTTGCAGAAAAGTGCTTTACCTTAGTAACTGCAAGTGGCTGCAACTCCTTGTACCCAACAGGCCAGCACTGACATAGGGCCCAGACTTACAGCACTACTCCTTTATGTTGAAAATGCTTCTCCAGGCTCCAAGCGTGGGCTCCTCCTGCCATGTTCTCCTGGCTGGTCTCTTTGGTCAGTAGTTGGAGGAGAGCTTTGGTGACTGCACTGGCTTAGAACTTGGCTCCATACAGGCTATTGTAGTCTTAACAGCAGGCTTCATGGATCATACCAGTGCTTCTAGTGGTTGCAGTTCACattcttaactttttttaaataggttcttttttttttccaaagagctgCCATGCTCGTGCCATCTTCCTCAGTCTAGTCAAATTAGGTTTaggctggagggagaaaaattaagaagcaCAAGTCATAACTGACTAAAGTTTCAGTGTTTCCATACTCTTTGCCATAATACATTCATTTCCAAGTTAATATCTAATTCAAAGTCCCACCTGACTTTCAACAGAATCCAATTTAATAACAATAAAGCATAGTACTAGCAAAGGGGAGGAGtaatgattttgttttaaatgtaaatgtaacctgatttaaatataatttaaatgtaaCTTTGTCTAGTGGAACGcagctagatgatctttaaggttccttccaacccaaaccattctatgattttataataaatatggCTATTCCTATGCTTTATCCCCATTTGATAGCATCTTAAACTTTGGGAAAGTAAGCATTTGCTTAATTAGCATCTTTTCCACTAGCAGAATTTCAGAACTTCCATGTTTTCCAAATTTTACACTTAAAAATTGCAAACACTTTAAATGTATGCTTAACCTTAAGGACACTATTCAAGGCAGTGTGACTATTCAAATAATATATAGTAAGATCCTTGCTAAAGTGTTTACAGGACAGATGGCTTATATcctaaaatctcattttattgATAACAATATGTAAAAAGTCAAGTAATATAAGGCCAGTGGTGATGGTTTCAAACTGGACAATCCTAGTTCTAACACACATACATGATGTGCCTCTGATAATGCAGAACATGGATTACCAGAGGTGTGTCCCACACAGTacctgtttttcctgctgtagaTGGTCTATGTCTGCAAGAGGCAGCATTGAAGGTCTTCCATGAGCGCACTGGAAGGGTAGCTTACAAGATGACAAAGCTTCAATAAGCCTGCAGCTCTCCTCCAAAGTCAAATGCTCATTAAACTTAATAGCTCCTGAAAAAGACAGACATTCTCACCCTTGCTGCCAAAGAGGACTCCACTTCCTTCTACAGCTGTGGTTTTCAGTGTAAACAAGGCATGTCCCAAAGATTACCTGAGAGGTAATGCCTGCAAAGGCAACCCAAAGGCTGCAGTGTGGCAGACGGGGCTTAGCTCAATTAAAGAGTCTGCTCTATTAGGAGATCATCTTTCCATGGCTTAAACTTTTATGTAGCCCAAGTCTGATGGAAGGTAAGATTATTACCTTTTGGTGTTTCAGGTAATGTTGCAAGAGGCAAATGggcttttttgtgtgtatgtattaGAGCTGAAGCTGGAAACAGTTCACAAATCAAGAAGTATTAAACCAAGACAACAGTCAGTAACAGTTTCATAGATTTTAGTGGTTCTTTTTAGTGGCTGCCAGGACAGGTATCACTTCCAAGATCAAGTGTTAGCCCAGCCACTAAGTCCTTTCTTACAAGTGAGCACTTAAAGACATCCAGAGGAAATTCAAGCATAACATTAAGGTGTTATTTCAGAGGTGTTTGCAAACTTTTGCCTTCACTGATGCACAAGACCATCTACAATATGCTTTCAGCCATGGGACTTTTTTAGACACAAAAACCCGAAACATATTGACTGCCAATTGTAAACAGAGACACTTGAGAAAACAGATACTTCTGGTTCATGTTTGCCCTTTCAGTGTGATCTTGTTGATACTGCATATAGCACAGGAATTGCAACAAGAGGCTGGAGCTACTGCAGTCTACACCAGTAAGGCTGCCTCCTTGCCTGGTCCTGGAAAGCAACAGCTCCCTGAGAAGATGTACATTTTTACTGCACTCCTTCCAAAACTACTTGAACTGTTGCAGGCACACTGAAACACTTGGGATacttaaaggaaattaaaaatttgtaaaGAGTGGCTAAGTGTTCTTTCCTGCATGCTTTCAAGCAGATTCCAGCACCTTCCCCCTTGGCCCATCATAGAACTGTTATTTGAATGGTTTAGAGCTCACGCAGATGAATGCATCTCAGAGCTGTATGTTTTACATGAAGATTGGGAAGTATGTTAGGCCCATACATTATTAAATTGGGGGAATAGTGCTTATTCCTCAGTGCTGTCAATGAGCATTATCTCCTCATCCCTAAGAAAAGAGTCTTTAACCCTGCAATAGCTGCAAACAATCCAAATACTGCCCCAGAGAGGATGTTGTATAGAGAgaaaggtttgaaaaaaaataaaaaaagagaaagaatgaaagaaaagtacAGTTTCCCTACCATGACAGGCCTGTGAAGCCAACACCTTCAGAAACGTCAGAGGCAGTGTCCCTCGTGCTCCTCCTCTTGTGGTCTGCACTAGCTAAAAGCAGTAAGGGAACATCATGTTACTTTCCATTTAATATGAGAAAAAAGAACTGTAACACAAAGGAaactaaaaatgagaaaaagctaGGGGATTATCTTGTCCACTCTCTCATCTGAAACTCAATATGCTCCCTTTGATTCACACAGTAAGCTTTGAATTATTAGAGTCAACTCTAGAAGTAGACAGGCACTCACCTCAACTTGTTCTTGAATAAGCtcctagaaagaaaaaaggtaatgtcatcagtttctatttttcccttctatCCCCCTACTTTGCTACTTTACTATCTACCCTACTTTGCTCACATCTGTGTATAATTTAATGTGTGACTGCCAGAATCAGAAGTGATGCTGTTGGTAGTACACTGACCACCATGTAAAAGATCTAGGTGGAAGTCCTGATCTCCCACTGCAAGTAATCACTTCAGGAATTTCTCCCTCAAACTGCAGAAATCTGAAACAGGGGTTTTTAGAAAGCCCCATTGCCCACATAGAAATTTCATGGAAATAACTAATATTgctaatacataaatatttgttaGGACTTATTCATTTTACTATTCcttcatttaataatttttctgttccttcaaGCATTTAATGTCCATTCAAGCATCCATATGCAGTAAACTGTTGAAATATCTTTTCTATATACAGTTTCTCTTAGCTTCTCCATTAGTCCAAGTCTGAAACAGTCTTCTATCATTTCAGTTCTAGTTCAGTGATTTCAGTTTTGGGACTATTTAGCTGCTAAAAGGGATGGCACTCACAAATGCCTGGGAACTTCATTGTCTCCTTCATAACAGATATCCTGTAACACCCTGGGCCATGAACACAGAACAAGACCTACTATGATAACTTCATCCATATCCATGGCTGACCTCCACAATACTTTTAGTGATAGGCTGTCTTTTGCGTCGTAATTCATTGGCTTCTCTTTCTATAAAACACATTGGCACTTTCCTCACAAGTATCAAGGATTTGTTTGTCTCAGGAAATGATAATTCAAGACCCAAGTCCTGCAAATTTTTGTAGCAgcatctgaggaaaaaaaacaacagaaataagaCATGAATCACTGTATCTATGACTCCAcagcatataaatatttttgtagtcCACATATATGGTTTCCTTATATCATTTCCTGTAACAGTTTCCCATCTCAAAATCCATGCATCATGAGATTCCAAGAAATTTTGCCCTTTCAGCTTACATTCAGACATGTTTTTTCACTCCAATCAACCATGCATTTTTCATGTTCCACAGCTACAAGATCTAAGAGTTCCTGTATTATGTGAAGAGAGGCTTTATTTCTAAATCTAtaaatttgccttttctgaAGATGCATGAGATGTCTGGTTCAACATACAAACATTCCAAATATTGAAATTACACAACATTAAGACTACTTTAATCTAAAAGAACTGTGATTTCAATTGACATGTATTAGTAAAtacttaaaatggaaaaaatattgtaagaAATTTATGATGGTTTAATGAACTTTATATCCTGTTAAGCAAAGAGAACACAGGAAAGAACAACCTCTAGTTAATTATGACATATGACAGCCTGAGGATGGAAAACTACAcacaaaaatgagatttcacAGACAGAGGAGAGCTTatcttcaaaatgaaaacaactgtaACAATATATACTTTATTAATTCAGGGAAtattcactgaaaacaaaggtGGTAAAGGTTAGTTCTAGACAAGAAATTCTTTGgacaaaaaatagaaagaagcCAATATAAACTTACATAAATTAATCATAAGAATAGAATTATTAGCCTCCATATGAACATAGCTTGTGAAATTCTACTCAAAAAAAGAAGGCATGCATAGCCTTCAGCAAGcacacagaaagacaaaaagccCATTGtgaatgaaaagacaaaatccaAGCAGCTATTGAAGTCAAttgggcttttttggtttttttattattattattaagagaaaaaataaagaaggaagtTCAAGAGAGTCAACAGAACAATGCATTACTACAATGCTTAGTAGACAAATAACAGAACCAAAGCTGCAGGTGAACCAGAGGTCCAGTTGAATGATTAAATTGCAAGCATAGCTGAAGTGAAAGTTCTTTTAGacaagttaatttattttattacaccAAACTTTACCACAGAGTACAGTCATAGTCTAACAATACCAATAGCAACAGAATTTAGATTTTCACATAATACTTTTAATTCATagcttttttgtatttgtagTCTCACCAAGCAATTGCAatgatactgaaaaatatttgcaaaaattacAAAGGGATGAACTGCTAatacagactgaaaaattactAAGTCACACAATAAAACTACTAATAAGCCAGCACCAGTAAGCTTCTTGCTGAAAATCACAACTGGCATTCCTTTGTGCTGAATATTCAATCAGTGTCCTTAGAAAAAACACGTTTTTGTAGAATGTTTGTGATTTacttgatgaaaaaaaaaaaactagcTCTCAGAATTTATGAGCTCTTTCAAAAACCCTTTAATGCCACCAACTTAAAAGtagataaaaaaggaaatgcaaaaggTTGTCATGGATAGAGAAGCAACATCTATGATGTAGAGACTACGGAAGCAAGGTATGCTGGCAGCAGATGGTCAGTGTTCAACATGAGTCCTGATCTGTATCCTCATGATTGTTTATTAATGATGTGGAAAAGAAGAGGCATGGTCAAGCAAGCAAATTTgtagaaaacacaaaattatttaggtCAGCTGAGACTAGAGACAAAGTTGAACTCaatcagaatttaaaacaggtagaaaaatgaagaatggaATCAGTAGGATGAATGAAAAATGGGCAGAAGAATTGACTTTACTGCTCCtaaagacaagaaaatacaaattatcaGAAGCGatttaatctatttttacttttggCTGGCTTCTATATAAACAATACAGATtcaaaaaacaacccccacTACTACTCTGTTTCTTTGTCATGACCATCCACAGACAAGCAGCCCTTGCAAAGCAGCGGTAGCcaaaaaagcagacaaaatatCAGGTGTGAatataataaacagaaaatacgGGCACAGCTGCAAAGCTACTGAATCAATCAATGGGGTTCTCCCACTTGGTATATTGTATTCAATTTTAGCCATCCATTCTCTAAAGTAGATCTATTAGAAATGAAAGATATTCACAGATGAGTGCAAAAATAAATCGAAGTTGAACAAGAGGCATTACAAATATTGTGACATTAGCAAAGTCATCATTGAGAGGTGGGAAATACAAAGGCATCCAAATATTACTGAACGACGAACAACACTAAGCAAGTGTATCCCTGTAATAGGCAACAACAGGACTGGATCAGCAGCTGTTGAGCTTGCCACAGgaatcacaataaaaaaaaaaaaaaaacagtaatgAGGTAGTActgacagaattttaaaattcagaacaatgcactgaaaaaacctcacaaatgCATGTGGCAAGTGACAGGGATTTGAGGGAAAGAAAGTTTGATGAGAGTCCAATAGGTCTGCAACAGTCTAACAATAAACCTGTTAGACTTTAACTTTTGACATACAAAAGTTAAATATCCCAATTGTAGCTAGGTCACCATTCTGAAACATTTGGGAAACACTGTTCATTAGTTACTCTTGGCAGTCACCTAGGATAAAGGAATGTGTTTTTGAAGGATTCACAATACAGACTTTCCATACCCCATCCTCCTCTTCTCAAAAAGTGCCTGTAAAGTGCCTAGGTCGACACGCTGGGCACTGCACTCCTTTGTGCACTCCCAAGTCCTGAGCCCCTGACAGGAGAGACTGTTGGAAGCTGCTTTGGCAGTCTCCTGGCCCACACAGGAAGGTTTACTTTCCCAGGGAAATCAGAGCACATTGCAAAGGCACAGAAATGGCACACCCCAGGGTTTTGTCTTGAGATGTTGTAACAACGTGCCTAAGAAGCATATCTATTTCCCTCAGTACAGACAGAGCCAATTGGGCTCTGCTCACGAAAGAATCAACAACTTTTCTCCTGGATTTCATGATAACCTGGCAATATCTAAAGATCTTCCTGTTCAACAGAGCCATCCCCAAAAACTGAGAGCTATTTGTCACTACTAACCGTAGAAATCTTCTTTGCTCTTCTGTAACTTCAATCTCTAAAGGGGGAGAGATGGAGGACgacagtattttcttcttgccACATGCTGCAGCTTCCTTCTCATAGGAATCTGTGAATGAAACATTTAGAAGTATCCCTCTTAAAATATTTACGGAGGCATTACCCTTAATGACCCTCTGGTTTGGCATGTAATCCCCTGCTTGGATTAAAAAGTGACCACAGAATGCCTTGTCTTGAAACTTGTGGAGGACTGGGAATGTCACAAACCAGACATCCAGTCTCTGGGGAAGGGTTGGTTAATGccactttgttttttcccaccAGTTCCAAAAAAGAGTCACCctaaatagcaaaaaaacccactgataTATTTGGTTCAACTCAGAGAGAAcaatttttccacagaaaagtcAGATGGAGTTAAGTTACTATTCATTAAGCATTTCTCCCTTCAGTCTTTACCTTTTTTCAGTACCTGACCAAAAGGAGCAGAGTTCCTGGAACACTCTGCAGGAACTGCACAATGTTTGTTGATGTAAGAGAAGGTCAGTGATTTTTAAGTACTTGATGGATGGCTATTGTGCTTTTTAACACTGAAACCAGTGGCTAATGAGCTTACACAGAAGACTATTATCCCTTTGCAAACAGTAAGACTGTGGAAATTTTAGGCTTTAAGCACAGTATTCAGCTAAAAAACAAATGAACCAAATGAACTGGGCTCTTTACTCAGCATCCCATGTCTTGTTCTTCACAGTATAACCACACAAACTTATTGGTGTTGTTCTATTTCCTCTTCATTGTTTTTCCTATCAGTCTTCCTGGTCTTTCATTATGTCAGGACTATTTTAGTTCAATAGCTCTGTGGGTAGGGaatatctcttttatttttggaaaggCTGTAAGAATTTTCAGCTGCCAGTATTATGACTGCTACAGATACTGAATGTCTGCACTCTTCTGGGCATCAGGATGAAGATGACACACGGATATCCCATCAGTTCTCTACATCCCACAGAATTCATTTGTACTTTTATGTGCACTGATTATCTTTGTTTCTTAGACCTCACCTGCAATCAGCTGCTCCAAGCGGATCCGTTCATGAGCTGCATGCTGGTCCACCAAAATCAAGAGGTTTCCATCTAAAAATGTACCACAACAGATGGGAAATAGGCAACTTTGTACCAGACAACTGTAAGGGTCAGGAAGAATAACCACTTCCCAGAGGCCACATTTAGAAGATAAGTATCAGCttgtttcacagaaacaaaGTGAGGAGGAGGCTGTGTTGGCAGAACATAAAGTTACTAGAGAACAGAAATTCAGTGGTCCAAAATGGTGGTTAAATTAGGTAATTAAATTGGGTCAGAAAACTCATGTCTATTGACATCTTCATCTAACTTCAGAATGAGAGCTGAGGTCACCCATAAACTGTTCTGTTTGACacagtcttttaaaatgttacaacAACTACATTTTGAATGCCTTTTTTGTACAGCTTCAGAGAGCTTCAACAATGAGTATCTTCCAGACACTGTGAACAGAGCCTGAAAGATATTAGCAATTTGATACAATCTATTTTTATAACATTAATCTGAAGGCGGTAGGAACACTCAACAATGTCCAAAATAAAGATAAAGAAGATCCAAGAAATTTCAAGCAAAGACTAAGATTTTCCTCTCCTAACAATATCATCCCAAGGCAAGAAGAGATTACAAACAGGACAGTGCTCCCTCTGCAGTCCACTTGACAGCCACCTCAACTTCATCCTATTAACCAGTCTTAcctgcctttttttccattccattcctAGTGTTAATTAAACAAGCGATAAATTTATTGTCCACTTGCTGAAGAACCTGTAAGATACTCATAAAACTCATTACAAagcagtaaaattatttttaaaataaaggtaaacaaaagaaacaacaatCAAAATGGATGAAGACCAACAAATAGCTAGTAAGATGATTAGAGTACTGGAAGCCACATCTTTCCTAACCCAAAAGGCCTAGCAAAACCAGACTGAGAAGCTATATAGTTATTCTTTATAAATACAGTGGGAGACTAAAtatggaaaaggcagaaaatatttaagctaAAAGATAATACTGGCAGAAGGTCAAATGACCATTAAATGGTCATGAAACAGTTTAGTCTGGATCTAAGAGAAAGTTTCAAAAtatcaccaaaaaaaa
This sequence is a window from Parus major isolate Abel chromosome 5, Parus_major1.1, whole genome shotgun sequence. Protein-coding genes within it:
- the LOC107205950 gene encoding DNA mismatch repair protein Mlh3 isoform X2 translates to MVHSMQVLQQVDNKFIACLINTRNGMEKKADGNLLILVDQHAAHERIRLEQLIADSYEKEAAACGKKKILSSSISPPLEIEVTEEQRRFLRCCYKNLQDLGLELSFPETNKSLILVRKVPMCFIEREANELRRKRQPITKSIVEELIQEQVELVQTTRGGARGTLPLTFLKVLASQACHGAIKFNEHLTLEESCRLIEALSSCKLPFQCAHGRPSMLPLADIDHLQQEKQPKPNLTRLRKMARAWQLFGKKKEPI
- the LOC107205950 gene encoding DNA mismatch repair protein Mlh3 isoform X1; this encodes MSFMSILQVLQQVDNKFIACLINTRNGMEKKADGNLLILVDQHAAHERIRLEQLIADSYEKEAAACGKKKILSSSISPPLEIEVTEEQRRFLRCCYKNLQDLGLELSFPETNKSLILVRKVPMCFIEREANELRRKRQPITKSIVEELIQEQVELVQTTRGGARGTLPLTFLKVLASQACHGAIKFNEHLTLEESCRLIEALSSCKLPFQCAHGRPSMLPLADIDHLQQEKQPKPNLTRLRKMARAWQLFGKKKEPI